In the genome of Sphingomonas sp. BT-65, one region contains:
- the ligA gene encoding NAD-dependent DNA ligase LigA — MSTLPAPEEMGPAEAAAELEMLASEIARHNRLYHTDDAPEISDADYDALMRRNAAIEAAFPDLVRDDSPSKLVGATPAGHLAKVRHAQAMMSLDNAFSDDEVVEFVARARRFLKLGEEDRVALTAEPKIDGLSCSLRYEKRKLVLAATRGDGQTGENVTPNALTIDDIPTELPADAPDVFEVRGEVYMAKDDFLALNARLLAEAEEAGKEARQFANPRNAAAGSLRQKDAAVTESRPLRFLAHGWGEASAVPGATQYEVMKTIERWGFPVHPLLVHCAQVEPALAQYRKIEKQRADLPFDIDGVVYKVDRLDWQARLGSVGRAPRWAIAHKFPAERAETTLNAIDIQVGRTGKLTPVARLEPVTVGGVTVTNATLHNADEIARLGVRPGDRVVLQRAGDVIPQIVDNLTREEARDAWLFPTHCPICESEATREEGEVDYRCTGGLICPAQRHERLRHFVSRGALDIEGLGDKTIAEFLELGWIAEPADIFRLAAHRDELLGREGWKDKSVDNLLAAIEAKRSPDAVRLLFGLGIRHIGSVTARDLLKRYSTLPAIQALADEVIALRDAMAPNEGEEPGKFQGRLDKAIAEHIGVENVGAAVGHALADFFHEPHNRAVWDDLLAEVTPPPFVIEARDSEVSGQTIVFTGSLETLSRDEAKAQAESLGARVAGSVSAKTDLVVAGPGAGSKLKKAAELGIRVIDEAQWGAIVAAAR, encoded by the coding sequence ATGAGCACGCTCCCCGCCCCTGAAGAAATGGGCCCGGCCGAAGCCGCCGCCGAACTCGAAATGCTGGCGAGCGAGATCGCGCGCCACAACCGGCTCTACCATACCGACGACGCGCCCGAGATCAGCGACGCCGACTATGACGCGCTGATGCGGCGCAATGCGGCGATCGAGGCGGCCTTTCCCGACCTCGTCCGCGACGACTCGCCCTCGAAGCTGGTCGGCGCCACCCCCGCCGGACATCTCGCCAAGGTGCGGCATGCCCAGGCGATGATGAGCCTCGACAACGCATTCTCCGACGACGAGGTGGTCGAGTTCGTCGCGCGCGCGCGGCGCTTCCTCAAGCTCGGCGAGGAGGACCGCGTCGCGCTCACCGCCGAGCCCAAGATCGACGGCCTGTCCTGCTCGCTGCGCTACGAGAAGCGCAAGCTGGTGCTCGCCGCGACGCGTGGCGACGGACAGACCGGCGAGAATGTCACGCCCAACGCGCTGACGATCGACGATATCCCGACCGAGCTGCCCGCCGATGCCCCGGACGTGTTCGAGGTGCGCGGCGAGGTCTATATGGCGAAGGACGACTTCCTCGCGCTCAACGCCCGGCTGCTCGCCGAGGCCGAGGAAGCGGGCAAGGAAGCACGCCAGTTCGCCAACCCGCGTAACGCCGCCGCCGGATCACTGCGCCAGAAGGACGCCGCGGTTACCGAGTCGCGCCCGTTGCGTTTTCTCGCGCATGGCTGGGGCGAGGCTTCGGCGGTGCCAGGCGCCACCCAATATGAAGTGATGAAGACGATCGAGCGCTGGGGCTTCCCGGTCCACCCGCTGCTCGTCCATTGCGCGCAGGTCGAACCCGCGCTGGCGCAGTACCGCAAGATCGAAAAGCAGCGCGCCGATCTGCCCTTCGACATCGACGGCGTGGTCTACAAGGTCGACCGGCTCGACTGGCAGGCGCGGCTGGGCAGTGTCGGGCGCGCGCCGCGCTGGGCGATCGCGCACAAATTCCCGGCCGAGCGGGCCGAGACCACGCTCAACGCGATCGACATCCAGGTCGGCCGCACCGGCAAGCTCACCCCTGTCGCGCGGCTCGAACCGGTGACGGTGGGCGGCGTCACCGTCACCAACGCGACGCTGCACAATGCCGACGAGATCGCCCGCCTAGGCGTGCGCCCCGGCGACCGCGTCGTGCTGCAGCGCGCCGGCGACGTGATCCCGCAGATCGTCGATAACCTCACGCGGGAGGAGGCGCGCGACGCCTGGCTGTTCCCGACTCACTGCCCGATCTGTGAGTCCGAGGCGACGCGCGAGGAGGGCGAGGTCGACTATCGCTGCACCGGCGGGCTGATCTGCCCCGCCCAACGCCACGAGCGCCTGCGCCACTTCGTCAGCCGCGGCGCGCTCGACATCGAGGGGCTGGGCGACAAGACGATCGCCGAGTTCCTCGAGCTCGGCTGGATCGCCGAGCCGGCCGACATCTTCCGCCTCGCCGCGCATCGCGATGAGCTGCTCGGGCGCGAGGGATGGAAGGACAAGTCGGTCGACAACCTGCTCGCCGCGATCGAGGCCAAGCGGTCGCCCGATGCCGTGCGGCTGCTGTTCGGCCTGGGCATCCGTCATATCGGGTCGGTCACCGCGCGCGACCTGCTCAAGCGCTATTCCACCCTGCCCGCGATCCAGGCGCTGGCCGACGAGGTGATCGCGCTGCGCGACGCGATGGCACCGAACGAAGGCGAGGAGCCGGGCAAGTTCCAGGGCCGGCTCGACAAGGCGATCGCCGAGCATATCGGGGTCGAGAATGTCGGCGCCGCGGTGGGCCATGCGCTCGCCGATTTCTTCCACGAGCCGCACAATCGCGCAGTGTGGGACGATCTGCTCGCCGAGGTTACCCCCCCGCCCTTCGTGATCGAGGCGCGCGACTCGGAAGTGAGCGGCCAGACGATCGTGTTCACCGGCAGCCTCGAGACGCTGAGTCGCGACGAGGCGAAGGCGCAGGCTGAGTCGCTCGGCGCACGAGTCGCCGGATCGGTGTCGGCGAAAACCGATCTCGTCGTCGCCGGACCGGGGGCCGGATCGAAGCTCAAAAAGGCCGCGGAACTGGGGATTCGCGTGATCGACGAGGCGCAATGGGGGGCGATTGTCGCCGCCGCCAGGTGA
- a CDS encoding S9 family peptidase, which yields MSRWLRRALILSLTTTGPAFAQETPKPPVAAKKPHQVKAPFGASREDEYYWLRDDTRKNAEMLAYLKAENAYADAVMAPTKPVQEALYKEIVGRIKQDDSTVPYLDNGYWYYTRFETGGNYPIVARRKGQMDAAEEIILNQPEMAKGANFFSIGGRQVSRDNRLLAYAEDKIGRRQYVLKIKDLTSGQALADEIPNAQPGFAWAGDNKTIFYIEKDPVTLLGKRVKAHVLGTPVSQDRLVYEEKDDTFSLGIGTTSSEKFVCIYIGKTVSDEQRCAPVDNPATFTVLAPRERDFLYGADHVGDRWVIRTNWQAPNYRLMTVPDSATGAGKGAWKDLVPHSAETFIEGFQPFASYLAIEERSGGNKRLRLLGNDGKSNFVEADEPAYSMALSTNAETATDWVRYTYNSLTTPATVIEANMKTGERKTLKVTPVPGYDKAKYVTERVWATARDGTKVPVSLVYAKGFRKDGSAALFQYAYGSYGYSTDPGFSPMLPSLLDRGMVYAIAHIRGGQEMGRKWYDDGRMFNKKNSFTDFIDVTEYLVKAGYAKQGRVAAMGGSAGGLLMGGVTNMAPQDYGAIISLVPFVDVVTTMLDPTIPLTTGEYDEWGNPENKASYDYMLSYSPYDQLARKAYPPIFVGTGLWDSQVQYYEPAKYVARLRTLKTDTHPLLFRVNMEAGHGGKSGRFERFREQAEYLAFALDQLKVQ from the coding sequence ATGTCCCGCTGGCTCCGCCGCGCGTTGATCTTGAGCCTCACCACCACCGGTCCCGCGTTCGCCCAAGAAACTCCCAAGCCTCCGGTCGCCGCCAAGAAGCCGCACCAGGTGAAGGCGCCGTTCGGCGCGAGCCGGGAGGACGAATATTACTGGCTGCGCGACGACACGCGGAAGAACGCGGAGATGCTGGCCTATCTCAAGGCCGAGAACGCCTATGCCGACGCAGTGATGGCGCCGACCAAGCCGGTGCAGGAGGCGCTGTACAAGGAGATTGTCGGCCGCATCAAACAGGACGACAGCACCGTCCCCTATCTCGACAATGGCTACTGGTACTACACGCGCTTCGAGACCGGCGGAAACTACCCGATCGTCGCGCGGCGCAAGGGCCAGATGGACGCGGCGGAGGAGATCATCCTCAACCAGCCGGAGATGGCCAAGGGCGCGAACTTCTTCTCGATCGGCGGGCGCCAGGTCAGCCGCGACAACCGCCTGCTCGCCTATGCCGAGGACAAGATCGGCCGCCGCCAGTACGTGCTCAAGATCAAGGACCTGACCAGCGGCCAGGCGCTGGCCGACGAGATCCCCAATGCACAGCCCGGCTTCGCCTGGGCGGGCGACAACAAGACGATCTTCTACATCGAGAAGGACCCGGTGACTTTGCTCGGCAAGCGGGTGAAGGCGCATGTGCTGGGCACGCCGGTGAGCCAGGACCGGCTGGTCTATGAGGAGAAGGACGACACCTTCTCGCTCGGCATCGGCACGACGAGCTCGGAGAAATTCGTTTGCATCTACATCGGCAAGACCGTCAGCGATGAGCAGCGCTGTGCCCCGGTGGACAATCCCGCGACCTTCACCGTGCTCGCGCCGCGCGAACGCGACTTCCTCTATGGCGCGGACCATGTCGGCGACCGCTGGGTGATCCGCACCAACTGGCAGGCGCCCAACTACCGGCTGATGACCGTGCCCGACAGTGCGACGGGCGCGGGCAAAGGTGCGTGGAAGGATCTGGTGCCGCATAGCGCGGAGACGTTCATCGAAGGGTTCCAGCCCTTCGCCTCCTACCTCGCGATCGAGGAGCGCTCGGGCGGCAACAAGCGCCTGCGGCTGCTCGGCAATGACGGCAAGTCGAACTTCGTCGAAGCCGACGAGCCGGCCTATTCGATGGCGCTGAGCACCAATGCCGAGACCGCGACCGACTGGGTCCGCTACACCTACAACTCGCTCACCACCCCTGCGACGGTGATCGAGGCGAATATGAAGACCGGCGAGCGCAAGACGCTCAAGGTCACGCCGGTGCCCGGCTACGACAAGGCCAAATATGTGACCGAACGCGTATGGGCGACCGCGCGCGACGGGACCAAGGTTCCGGTGAGCCTGGTCTATGCCAAGGGCTTCAGGAAGGACGGCAGCGCCGCGCTGTTCCAGTACGCCTATGGCAGCTACGGCTATTCGACCGATCCGGGCTTCTCGCCGATGCTGCCGAGCCTGCTCGACCGCGGCATGGTCTATGCCATCGCGCATATCCGCGGCGGGCAGGAAATGGGCCGCAAATGGTATGACGACGGGCGGATGTTCAACAAGAAGAACAGCTTCACCGACTTCATCGACGTCACCGAATATCTGGTGAAGGCGGGCTATGCCAAGCAGGGCCGAGTCGCCGCGATGGGCGGCAGCGCGGGCGGGCTGCTGATGGGCGGCGTCACCAACATGGCGCCGCAGGATTATGGCGCGATCATCAGCCTGGTCCCGTTCGTCGACGTCGTGACGACGATGCTCGATCCGACCATCCCGCTCACCACCGGCGAGTATGACGAGTGGGGCAATCCGGAGAACAAGGCGAGCTACGACTATATGCTCAGCTACTCGCCCTACGACCAGCTGGCGCGGAAGGCCTATCCGCCGATCTTCGTCGGCACCGGGCTGTGGGACAGCCAGGTGCAATATTACGAGCCGGCCAAGTACGTCGCGCGGCTGCGCACGCTGAAGACCGATACCCACCCGCTGCTGTTCCGCGTCAATATGGAAGCAGGGCATGGCGGCAAGTCGGGGCGCTTCGAGCGCTTCCGCGAGCAGGCCGAATATCTCGCCTTCGCGCTGGACCAGTTGAAGGTGCAGTGA
- a CDS encoding DUF3617 domain-containing protein: MSRFTPLMLLSPLALAACGGSEPAVKAENASIDQVAKATQDAVKMEPGQWQTQIKFVSVDVPGMPKAQADMMGQQMAKMSEQTAETCVTPEMVSKPPSEMFGGKAGNGCTYEKFELAGGKVDAVMTCKPQTGGEMKATTTGTLSSTSYELASDTTMSGMPGMPGNGGMTMKTQIIGKRIGDCPAATKG, translated from the coding sequence ATGTCCCGTTTTACTCCGCTGATGCTGCTTTCACCTCTCGCCCTCGCCGCGTGCGGCGGATCCGAGCCCGCCGTGAAGGCGGAGAATGCGTCGATCGATCAGGTCGCCAAGGCCACCCAGGATGCCGTGAAGATGGAGCCCGGCCAGTGGCAGACCCAGATCAAGTTCGTCTCGGTCGACGTGCCCGGCATGCCCAAGGCGCAGGCCGACATGATGGGCCAGCAGATGGCGAAGATGTCGGAGCAGACCGCCGAGACCTGTGTCACGCCCGAGATGGTCAGCAAGCCGCCCAGCGAGATGTTCGGCGGCAAGGCCGGCAACGGCTGCACCTATGAGAAGTTCGAGCTGGCCGGCGGCAAGGTGGACGCGGTGATGACCTGCAAGCCGCAGACCGGCGGCGAGATGAAGGCGACCACCACCGGCACGCTCAGCAGCACCTCCTACGAGCTCGCCAGCGACACGACGATGTCGGGCATGCCGGGGATGCCCGGCAATGGCGGCATGACGATGAAGACCCAGATCATCGGCAAGCGCATCGGCGACTGCCCGGCCGCGACGAAGGGCTGA
- a CDS encoding DNA/RNA non-specific endonuclease — protein MANLQRQPLRIGQQIKLPHQRFLDAGREAKNKFLALDYYMWTHGGRLPPDPANPPSLQSQILDTNWRRLKANGYSYHIDIIDRTRYSDGYLSRTSKPQRSGRNQARAGGADRRPTDDGGHLWAARFNGPLDSFNHFAQDANFNRGAYRAMEQEWDKDLLAGRKVFGSIKLFYRGTSKRPYR, from the coding sequence ATGGCAAATCTACAGCGACAACCCCTTCGGATCGGGCAGCAGATCAAACTGCCGCACCAGCGATTCCTGGATGCTGGGCGTGAGGCCAAGAACAAGTTCCTGGCGCTCGACTACTATATGTGGACGCATGGTGGGCGGCTGCCGCCAGACCCGGCGAATCCGCCATCGCTGCAGAGCCAGATTCTCGACACTAATTGGAGGCGGCTGAAGGCGAATGGCTATAGCTATCATATCGATATCATCGATCGAACGCGATATAGCGATGGCTATCTATCCAGAACGTCGAAACCACAGCGATCCGGGCGCAATCAGGCGCGTGCGGGTGGGGCGGATCGTCGGCCGACTGACGATGGCGGCCATCTTTGGGCTGCTCGGTTTAACGGTCCCCTCGACAGCTTCAATCACTTCGCTCAGGACGCAAATTTCAACCGCGGCGCCTATCGTGCCATGGAGCAAGAGTGGGATAAAGACCTGCTTGCAGGGCGAAAGGTTTTTGGCAGCATCAAGCTGTTCTATCGCGGCACTTCCAAGCGCCCTTATCGGTGA
- the uvrB gene encoding excinuclease ABC subunit UvrB, producing the protein MAIQIRTSLAEPETGPGFVPHRPNRPEKSEGGKAFKLVSEYTPSGDQPTAIAELTEAALAGERDQVLLGVTGSGKTFTMAKVIEALQRPALILAPNKILAAQLYGEFKSFFPENAVEYFVSYYDYYQPEAYVPRSDTYIEKESSVNEAIDRMRHSATRSLLERDDVIIVASVSCLYGIGSVETYSAMIFDLKKGQVADQREIIRKLVALQYKRNDAAFARGNFRVRGDSLEIFPSHYEDTAWRISFFGDDIEEITEFDPLTGAKVANLDYIRVYANSHHVTPGPTLKQAMEAIKHELAERLKELQAEGKLIEHQRLEQRTHFDLEMIAATGSCAGIENYSRFLTGRLPGEPPPTLFEYLPENALLFVDESHQTVPQIGAMARGDHRRKITLAEYGFRLPSCIDNRPLRFNEWDAMRPQTVCVSATPGGWEMEQTGGVFSEQVIRPTGLIDPPVEIKPVEEQVQDLIVECRKTAEMGYRTLVTTLTKRMAEDLTEYMHEAGIKVRYMHSDVETLERIELIRDLRLGVYDVLIGINLLREGLDIPECGLVAILDADKEGFLRSETSLIQTIGRAARNVEGRVILYADRITGSMERALNETSRRREKQTAYNIEHGITPTTIKRNIGDIIAHVASKDQVTVEIEDGPAHMVGHNLRAYIEELEKKMRDAAANLEFEEAGRLRDEIRSLEAEELGLPHEQRRAPVMGRSNEGKPGTRKGRFGKVQRKWSGGRR; encoded by the coding sequence ATGGCCATCCAGATCCGCACCAGCCTTGCCGAGCCTGAGACCGGTCCCGGCTTCGTCCCGCACCGCCCCAATCGCCCCGAGAAGAGCGAGGGCGGCAAGGCGTTCAAGCTGGTCAGCGAATATACGCCCTCGGGCGACCAGCCGACTGCGATCGCCGAGCTGACCGAGGCGGCGCTGGCGGGCGAGCGCGACCAGGTGCTGCTCGGCGTCACCGGATCGGGCAAGACCTTCACCATGGCCAAGGTGATCGAGGCGCTGCAGCGCCCCGCGCTGATCCTCGCGCCCAACAAGATCCTCGCCGCGCAGCTCTATGGCGAGTTCAAGAGCTTCTTCCCGGAGAACGCGGTCGAGTATTTCGTCAGCTATTACGACTATTACCAGCCCGAAGCCTATGTGCCGCGGTCGGACACCTACATCGAGAAGGAAAGCTCGGTGAACGAGGCGATCGACCGGATGCGCCACTCCGCGACCCGCTCGCTGCTCGAGCGCGACGACGTCATCATCGTCGCCTCGGTCTCGTGCCTCTACGGCATCGGTTCGGTCGAGACCTATTCGGCGATGATCTTCGACCTCAAAAAAGGTCAGGTCGCCGACCAGCGCGAGATCATCCGCAAGCTCGTCGCGCTTCAGTACAAGCGCAACGACGCCGCCTTCGCCCGCGGCAATTTCCGGGTGCGCGGCGACAGCCTGGAGATCTTCCCGTCGCACTATGAGGATACCGCTTGGCGGATCAGCTTCTTCGGCGACGATATCGAGGAGATCACCGAGTTCGACCCCCTGACCGGGGCCAAGGTCGCGAACCTCGATTACATCCGCGTCTACGCCAATTCGCACCACGTCACGCCGGGGCCGACGCTCAAGCAGGCGATGGAGGCGATCAAGCATGAGCTCGCCGAGCGGCTCAAGGAGCTGCAGGCCGAGGGCAAGCTGATCGAGCATCAGCGGCTCGAACAGCGCACCCATTTCGACCTCGAGATGATCGCCGCGACCGGCAGTTGCGCGGGGATCGAGAATTACAGCCGCTTCCTCACCGGACGCCTGCCCGGCGAGCCGCCGCCGACCTTGTTCGAATATCTGCCCGAGAACGCGCTGCTGTTCGTCGACGAGAGCCACCAGACCGTGCCGCAGATCGGCGCGATGGCGCGGGGCGACCACCGACGCAAGATCACGCTCGCCGAATACGGCTTCCGCCTGCCGAGCTGCATCGACAACCGCCCGCTGCGTTTCAACGAATGGGATGCGATGCGCCCGCAGACCGTCTGCGTCTCGGCGACGCCGGGCGGGTGGGAGATGGAGCAGACCGGCGGCGTGTTCAGCGAGCAGGTGATCCGCCCCACCGGCCTGATCGACCCGCCGGTCGAGATCAAGCCGGTCGAGGAGCAGGTGCAGGACCTGATCGTCGAATGCCGCAAGACCGCCGAGATGGGCTATCGCACGCTCGTCACCACGCTGACCAAGCGCATGGCAGAGGACTTGACCGAATATATGCACGAGGCGGGGATCAAGGTCCGCTACATGCATTCGGACGTCGAGACGCTCGAGCGTATCGAGCTGATCCGCGACCTGCGGCTCGGCGTGTACGACGTGCTGATCGGGATCAACTTGCTGCGCGAAGGCCTTGATATCCCTGAGTGCGGGCTGGTCGCGATCCTCGACGCGGACAAAGAGGGCTTTCTGCGTTCGGAGACTTCGCTGATCCAGACGATCGGCCGCGCGGCGCGCAACGTGGAGGGCCGCGTGATCCTCTATGCCGACCGCATCACCGGCAGCATGGAGCGCGCGCTCAACGAGACCAGCCGGCGGCGTGAGAAGCAGACCGCATACAATATCGAGCACGGCATCACGCCGACCACGATCAAGCGCAACATCGGCGACATCATCGCGCATGTCGCGAGCAAGGATCAGGTGACGGTCGAGATCGAGGATGGTCCGGCACACATGGTCGGGCACAACCTGCGCGCGTACATCGAGGAGCTCGAGAAGAAGATGCGCGACGCCGCCGCCAACCTCGAATTCGAAGAGGCCGGACGCCTGCGCGATGAGATTAGATCTCTGGAGGCTGAAGAGCTGGGCCTCCCCCACGAGCAGCGCCGCGCGCCGGTGATGGGCCGCAGCAACGAGGGCAAGCCGGGGACGCGCAAGGGAAGGTTCGGCAAGGTACAGCGCAAATGGAGTGGAGGACGGCGTTGA
- a CDS encoding NADPH-dependent FMN reductase → MSHRILVFYGSYREARMGIRLARWLTARLAGRGCDVELIDAREVGLPMLDRRYMDYAPGEAPAVIEDLAGKLRAADGFVFVAGEYNWGMQPGLKNLTDHFFHEWFWRPAAIASYSGGRLGGARSNSMWHPTLTEMGMVVVPSTLTVAQIGQTLDADDVPQSESGAALERGFERFADDLLWWVEAAKAHRARVAPPF, encoded by the coding sequence ATGTCGCACAGGATTCTTGTCTTCTACGGCTCGTATCGCGAGGCGCGGATGGGGATCCGGCTGGCGCGCTGGCTGACCGCGCGGCTGGCCGGGCGCGGGTGCGACGTCGAGCTGATCGACGCCAGGGAGGTCGGGCTGCCGATGCTCGACAGGCGCTACATGGATTATGCGCCGGGCGAGGCGCCGGCGGTGATCGAGGATCTGGCGGGCAAGCTGCGCGCGGCGGACGGGTTCGTGTTCGTCGCGGGCGAATATAATTGGGGCATGCAGCCGGGGCTCAAGAACCTGACCGATCACTTCTTCCATGAATGGTTCTGGCGGCCCGCGGCGATCGCGAGCTATTCGGGCGGGCGGCTGGGCGGGGCTCGGAGCAATTCGATGTGGCACCCGACGCTGACCGAGATGGGGATGGTGGTCGTACCCTCGACGCTGACCGTCGCGCAGATCGGCCAGACGCTCGACGCCGACGATGTGCCGCAGAGCGAGAGCGGCGCGGCGCTGGAGCGCGGGTTCGAGCGGTTCGCGGACGACTTGCTGTGGTGGGTCGAGGCGGCGAAGGCGCATCGTGCGCGGGTGGCGCCGCCGTTCTGA
- the mutS gene encoding DNA mismatch repair protein MutS, protein MMAQYHALKAEADDCLLFYRMGDFYELFFDDAKLASGVLDIALTARGEHGGERIPMCGVPAHAMDGYLARLIKAGHRVAIADQIETPEQAKKRGGSKALVARAIIRVVTAGTLTEETLLDSRSANWCAAVGEAAGETAIAAADISTGRFEILECAADAVGAALARLNAAEVIAAEGSDSFDATSFRPRAEFDSSRGEARLKQLYGVATLDGFGQLGRAALSAAGGLVAYLEHTAKGSLPFLRPPRVTRSDACMAIDAATRESLELTQSQAGTRKGSLLDAIDRTVTGAGARLLGADIAAPLMDRAAIEARLDLVQRFHDEPGLREDLRASLRALPDIGRAIGRLAAGRGSPRDLGQLRDGLDGAWRLGEQLGKLNDPPALLETLAPDLRGHGALIDLLQRALVPAPPIDAANGGYIAEGYDAALDDLRDAGAGGRRAIAALEADFKQRTGIAALKIKHNGVLGYHIEVAAKHADELMRPDSGFTHRQTLAGVVRFNAPELHEIAVKVTQAGAHALAAEAAHLEDLTAAALDRREAIAATADALARLDVASALAERAAEGGWTRPALVDHACFEVEGGRHPVVEAALGRSGERFVANDCVLSESDRLWLVTGPNMGGKSTFLRQNALIAVLAQAGAYVPAVRAKLGLVDRLFSRVGASDNLARGRSTFMVEMVETAAILAQATARSFVILDEVGRGTSTYDGLAIAWAVVEAIHEDNRCRCLFATHYHELTRLAERCDALSLHHVRAREWKGDLVLLHEVTEGPADRSYGLAVARLAGLPPVTISRAKAVLAKLEAGREKTGGIAAGLDDLPLFAAAAEQEEEAVDALRAELAGLDIDSLTPREALDTLYRLKGLMDG, encoded by the coding sequence ATGATGGCGCAGTACCACGCCCTGAAGGCGGAGGCGGACGACTGCCTGCTCTTCTATCGCATGGGCGATTTCTACGAGCTGTTCTTCGACGATGCCAAGCTCGCCAGCGGCGTGCTCGATATCGCGCTGACGGCACGCGGCGAGCATGGCGGCGAGCGCATCCCGATGTGCGGCGTGCCCGCGCATGCGATGGACGGCTATCTCGCGCGGCTGATCAAGGCGGGGCACCGTGTCGCGATCGCCGACCAGATCGAGACGCCCGAGCAGGCCAAGAAGCGCGGCGGCTCCAAGGCGCTGGTCGCGCGCGCGATCATCCGCGTCGTCACCGCAGGAACGCTGACCGAGGAAACCTTGCTCGACAGCCGCAGCGCCAACTGGTGCGCCGCGGTCGGCGAGGCCGCGGGCGAGACCGCGATCGCCGCCGCCGACATCTCGACCGGCCGCTTCGAGATCCTCGAATGCGCTGCCGACGCCGTGGGCGCCGCACTCGCCCGGCTCAACGCGGCCGAAGTGATCGCCGCCGAGGGCAGCGACAGCTTCGACGCAACCAGCTTCCGCCCCCGCGCCGAGTTCGACAGCAGCCGGGGCGAGGCGCGCCTCAAGCAGCTCTACGGGGTCGCCACGCTCGACGGTTTCGGCCAGCTCGGCCGCGCCGCTTTGTCCGCCGCGGGCGGGCTCGTCGCCTATCTCGAGCACACCGCCAAGGGGTCGCTTCCCTTCCTCCGCCCGCCGCGCGTCACCCGCTCCGACGCGTGCATGGCGATCGACGCGGCAACGCGCGAGAGCCTCGAACTCACGCAGAGCCAGGCGGGCACGCGCAAGGGCAGCCTGCTTGACGCAATCGACCGCACCGTCACCGGCGCCGGGGCGCGCCTGCTCGGCGCCGATATCGCTGCGCCGCTGATGGACCGCGCGGCGATCGAGGCGCGGCTCGACCTCGTCCAGCGCTTCCATGACGAGCCCGGCCTGCGCGAGGATCTCCGCGCCTCGCTCCGCGCGCTCCCCGATATCGGCCGCGCGATCGGCCGCCTCGCCGCGGGCCGCGGCTCCCCGCGCGATCTCGGCCAGCTGCGCGACGGGCTCGACGGCGCGTGGCGGCTCGGCGAGCAGCTCGGCAAGCTCAACGATCCGCCCGCGCTGCTGGAAACCCTCGCGCCCGACCTGCGCGGCCATGGCGCCCTCATCGACCTGCTCCAGCGCGCGCTCGTCCCCGCCCCGCCGATCGACGCCGCGAACGGCGGCTATATCGCCGAGGGCTATGACGCCGCGCTCGATGATCTGCGCGACGCAGGCGCGGGCGGCCGCCGCGCCATCGCCGCGCTCGAGGCCGATTTCAAACAGCGCACCGGCATCGCCGCACTCAAGATCAAGCACAACGGCGTGCTCGGCTATCATATCGAAGTCGCCGCCAAGCATGCCGACGAGCTGATGCGCCCCGACAGCGGCTTCACCCATCGCCAGACGCTGGCGGGCGTCGTCCGCTTCAACGCGCCCGAGCTGCACGAGATCGCGGTCAAGGTGACCCAGGCCGGCGCCCACGCCCTCGCCGCCGAGGCCGCGCATCTCGAGGACTTGACCGCCGCCGCGCTCGACCGGCGCGAGGCCATCGCCGCCACCGCCGACGCCCTCGCCCGGCTCGACGTCGCGAGCGCGCTCGCCGAGCGCGCGGCCGAGGGCGGCTGGACTCGCCCCGCGCTGGTCGACCACGCCTGTTTCGAGGTGGAGGGCGGCCGCCATCCCGTGGTCGAGGCCGCGCTGGGCCGCAGCGGCGAGCGCTTCGTCGCCAACGACTGCGTGCTGTCCGAGAGCGACCGGCTGTGGCTCGTCACCGGCCCCAACATGGGCGGCAAGTCGACCTTCCTGCGCCAGAACGCGCTGATCGCCGTCCTCGCCCAGGCCGGCGCCTATGTCCCCGCGGTTCGCGCGAAGCTCGGCCTCGTCGACCGCCTGTTCAGCCGCGTCGGCGCGTCGGACAATCTCGCGCGCGGCCGCTCGACCTTCATGGTCGAGATGGTCGAGACCGCCGCGATCCTGGCGCAGGCGACCGCGCGCAGCTTCGTGATCCTCGACGAGGTCGGGCGCGGCACCTCGACCTATGACGGCCTCGCCATCGCCTGGGCGGTGGTCGAGGCGATCCACGAGGACAATCGCTGCCGCTGCCTGTTCGCAACGCATTATCACGAGCTGACCCGCCTCGCCGAGCGCTGCGATGCGCTGTCGCTCCACCACGTCCGCGCGCGCGAGTGGAAGGGCGACCTCGTCCTGCTCCACGAGGTGACCGAGGGCCCGGCCGACCGCAGCTACGGCCTCGCCGTCGCCCGCCTTGCCGGCCTACCCCCCGTCACCATCTCGCGCGCCAAAGCGGTGCTTGCCAAGCTCGAAGCCGGGCGCGAGAAGACCGGCGGGATCGCCGCCGGGCTCGACGACCTGCCGCTGTTCGCCGCGGCGGCCGAGCAGGAAGAAGAAGCCGTCGACGCGCTGCGCGCCGAGCTCGCCGGACTCGACATCGACAGCCTGACTCCGCGTGAGGCGCTCGACACGCTATATCGGCTCAAGGGATTGATGGACGGCTGA